CTATTAGTGAAATGCCACTCAATTGCTTAGACAATTGTATTGATGAAACTAATCCTAAAAAATTTGAGGATATCACAGCAGGTGAGTTTTTACACCAACGCTTGGTTGAATTAGGTTTAATTAAATAGTTTTATTGGAGATGGGTTATGAGTTATGAGTTATGAGTTATGAGTTATGAGTTATGAGTTATGAGTTATGAGTTATGGGTCATGAGTTATGGGTCATGAGTTATGGGTCATGAGTTATGGGTCATGAGTAACAAACATCATAAACCTTATAAACATCCCTTTTCCCATCTCCAATTTCCATTTTCTCCTCTCCCATTTTCCCTTTTTTTACTATCTTTGAGTAATACCAATACAAGTAGATTTATAAATCCAAATTAAAATAATGGCAAAGAAAATCAGTAGTTTAGAAGACTTAGGTGGTTTTGTTTTTTCAACAAATAAAGACTTTGAATTCAGTCAAGAAGAAGTAATGGATACATTATCTCCTAATGAACAACGATTGGAAGCTCATTTGGACAAGAAAAACAGAGGTGGTAAGGTGGCTACAATCATCAAGGGTTTTGAAGGAAACGAAGATGATTTAAAAACATTAGCCAAAGATTTAAAAACACTTTGTGGCGTTGGAGGGAGTGCTAAGGATGGTGAAATTATCATTCAGGGAAATTTTCGTGATAAAATCATGGAGTATTTACAAAAAAAAGGCTACAAAGTGAAACGTGTAGGCGGATAAAAAAAGGAATAATATGAAAATAAAATCATCTGAACTTATTTTAAATCCTGATGGTAGTGTTTACCACTTGAATTTAAGACCTGAGCACTTGGCAGAGAATATTATCTTCGTAGGTGATCAGAATCGAGTAGATCGAATTTCGAGACATTTTGATACGATTGAATTTTCTACACAAAAAAGAGAATTCAAAACGCAAACAGGTACGTATAAAGGCAAGCGTTTTTCTGTAATTTCAACAGGTATTGGTCCTGATAACATTGATATTGTCGTAAACGAAATTGATGCCTTATTCAATATTGATTTAGAAACTAGAGAAATTAAGAAAGAACTGACTTCAGTGAATATTGTGCGTATTGGTACTTCGGGATCTTTACAAGCGGATATTCCTGTTAATAGTTTTGTTTTATCTCAATATGGCTTAGGACTGGACAACATGATGCGTTCGTATCTTATAGAGGATATTACGGATTATGCCATGGAAGAAGCATTTATTGCTCATACCCAATGGGATTTGAGAAAAGGACGTCCTTATTTCATTCAAAACAGCCCTTGGTTAGAAGAAAAATTGAGCAGTGATCAAACCTTTAAGGGAATTACAGGTACTGCTGGTGGATTCTACGGTCCACAAGGTCGTGTCTTGCGTTTAGGGATTCAAGATCCAGAATTGAATCACAAAATTGACAATTTTAAGTTTAACGACTACCGCATTACTAATTTTGAAATGGAAACTTCAGCTATCTATGGATTAGCTAAATTGCTAGGACATCACGCTGTTTCCTTAAATACCATTATCGCGAATAGAGCTAATGGTACTTTTTCAGAAGATCCCTATGCAGCTGTAGATCAATTGATTCTTTATACCTTAGATAAATTAAGCGAAATTTAATACTATATATCGCTTCTTGATACTAAAAAAGCTCAGCTAAGGCTGAGCTTTTTATTTTTTATAATACGCTTGAAGGTCAAACCCCAACAAAGTGTTATACTTTTCGTACTGTTCATCTATCGTTGCTGTGAGGTGAATTTGCTCATTTGTCACAGGATGCTCAAAAGTTAACTCAACAGCATGAAGCAACATGGCAGTAAGACCAAATTGATCCAACCACAATTTATTTTGCTTATTACATCCGTGGGGTCTACTCCCCAAAATTGGATGAAAAATATGTTTAAAATGTTTGCGCAATTGGTGTTGTCTTCCCGTTTCTGGATAGGCTTCTACCAACGAATAACGCGAAGTAGCATGCTTGCCAAAAGGAATCGCTGCTTCTACTCGTTGTAAAGTTTTATAATACGTCTTTGCCTCTTGTAATTGTCCACTATCATTTGTCAGTGCATAATCAATGGTCTCTTCCTCTACTGTATATCCTCTTACTATAGCCATGTATTTTTTCTCCACTTGTCGAGTAGCAAAAATTTCATTGAGTTGTTTTAAGACCTCTTTACTCAAAGCAAATAACAACACCCCCGATGTTTTGCGATCCAATCGGTGCACAGGATATACATATTGCCCAATCTGATCTCGCAAAATTTGAATGGCATATTCTTGAATATCGCTTGCAATAAAAGACTTGTGCACTAATAAATCACGAGGTTTATTAATCGCTACGATATATTCGTCTTGATACAAAATTTCTAACATGCCGCAAAGATACTTCAACTTGATTACTACCAAAGCCATTGGTATAATTTATAATCTTCATTTTTAAATAAAATAATACATTTGCGTACTTTTTTGCATCGTATATGACAACTCAAATAGCTCAGAAAAAAGGTGTTTTTGCTCTTATTAAACAATCCTTTTCCAATGAAACAATCGATTTAACGAAAATTCCAACGAATAAGGCAGTTCTGCTCTTGGCTATTCCTATGATGTTTGAAATGTTGATGGAATCCGTTTTCGCTTTAGTGGATTTATATTTTGTCGGGCATCTGAAAGAAAGTGCTTTTGCTATTCAAACTGTAGGACTGACTGAATCGCTCTTGTCGATTATCTATGCTATTTGTATTGGTATTAGTATGGCAGCCACTGCTATTATTGCCCGTCGTATTGGAGAAAAAGATAGAGAACAAGCCTCTATTAATGCCGCTCAAGCGATTTCTATTGCCACCATCATCACTATCGTTTTGAGTGTTTCGGGTTTCATTTTTGCCAAAGATTGGTTGATTTGGATGGGTGCTTCAGAAGAATCGGCAGAATATGGCTATGGTTATACGCGTATTTTACTTGTGAGCTGTGTATCTATCATGATGCTCTTTCTGATCAATGGTATTTTTCGCGGAGCTGGAAATGCGGCGATTGCCATGAAAAGTTTGTGGTTTGGTAATTTATTCAATATTATACTTTGTCCCATACTCGTTCGGGGTTGGTGGATTTTCCCAGAAATGGGGTTAGATGGAGCAGCCTATTCAACGGCTATTGGACGCAGTGTAGGGGTATTATATCAGATTTACTATCTCACGCGAAAAGATTCCTTAATTCAACTCAAATGGCACTATTTCAAAATGCAGGGAGAAAAGGTTTGGCACATTCTAAAAATTGCTATTCCGGGTATGATTCAATATATGATTTCAACATGTAGTTGGGTGATTTTAGCGCGTATTGTTGCGCAAAGTAGTGGAGAAATTGGGTCTTCTGGTTTCTTAACGTGCTTGCGCTTGATGATTTTCTTTATTTTACCAGCTTGGGGATTGAGTAATGCTGCTTCTACTTTAGTAGGGCAACATTTGGGAAATAAAGATCCACAACGGGCAGCTCAATCTGTCATGACTACATTAAAATACAACGTTATTTATATGTTAGTTGTGACCGTTATCTTCTTTACTATGGCAGATTATCTAGCTTCTATTTTTACCACACAAGAAGATATTAAATCCGTTACTATTTTAGCCATGTATATCGGTGCTAGTGGCTTTATCTTTTACGGAATAGGAATGACGTTAATGAATGCGTTCAATGGAGCAGGAGATACTTTAACCCCTTCTATTTTAAACTTTGTCGGATTCTGGTTGTTCCAGATTCCCCTAGCTTATGCGTTAGTATACTATTTCAACTGGGGCTCAGAAGGCGTATTTATTGCAATTCCTGCCGCAGAAACACTGATTGCAGTTTTGGCCTTTATTGCCTTTAGAAGAGGAAAATGGAAGTTGAAACAGGTGTAATGGGGATGGAAAAGGGTTAGGAGTTATGGATTAGAAGTTATGGGTGTGGGAGATATGGGTTAGGAGTGAAGGGTTTAGGGTGTCTTTTTTAATCATTAAACAAATTGGTTTTTTATGATTAACCTCTATCAAGGACATACAAACCATTAAAAATAATTCTTTAGAATATTGTAACCCCAAAAGTTTTTATGAACTCAGAAGATTAATTAAAAAAGCAGTCAACCAGTATAATAATACCAGGCCTCATCATTCAATAGCAAAAATGAAACGGGGTTTCATTTAAAAATAAATGGTTTAGAAAAAAGTACTTTTTCCAAACCATTTATTACTATATTTAATAATGACGCTAATGTTTAAAAACGCCCCCTATTTAAAGACGTTCAACTCTTAACCCATAACTCTTAACCCATAACTCTTAACTCATACCCCTTGTCTAACCATATCCAAATGTGGAATACCATCTTCTAAATATTCTTCTGAAACAGGTTCAAATCCAAATGATCCATAAAATTTCTTCAAATACGATTGTGCGCCGATTTGAATGGCTTGGGCACCGAACTCCTCTTCAATTTTCTCTAATGCCAAGTCGATTAAAACTCTTCCCAATCCGTCTTTTCTATACTCCTGATGAACTGCTACCCTTCCGATTGAAATTTCTTTATAGCTCAAACCTGGAGGAACAATTCTCGCATAAGCAATTACATTTCCGTGTTGTGTAGCAAACACGTGTAAGCAATTTTTATCTTTTCCATCTAGTTCTGGATAAGGACAATTTTGTTCCACTACAAAGATATTAGTACGTAGTTGCATGATATCATACAATTCATCCGACGTCAATTCTTCAAACGCTTTTGTATGCCAATGAATGCTATTCATAACTTAATTAATTTAAGGCAAAAGTAAAAAAAATATGGGTATTCCGATGTGATGTTATTCCATTTTATCGCGTAGTTCATCATTTATTGAGGTAGTAACAAATACACGCCTACAGCAAAGCCATTATTCAAAACGTGAAAGAAATAACCGTACCAAAACCCAAAACGCATGCGCAAATATCCCATTCCCAATCCCAGTACAAACTGTGGCAAAGTAATAAGTGGAGCTAGAAGGATAACACGTAAAGGAAACTCTTCAAAATTAAAAATGTGTATTGCAGCAAATGCAACCGAAGCGATATAAAAAACCACGGGAAAATGGGCGGTCCACCAATGCGCAACGCGCGTCTGGTATTTCAAACATGAGAAAAGAAATAAAGCTAATAATAGACCCGAAAAAATATAGAGGTACATTGGCCCTTGCGA
The window above is part of the Myroides odoratus DSM 2801 genome. Proteins encoded here:
- a CDS encoding translation initiation factor, whose amino-acid sequence is MAKKISSLEDLGGFVFSTNKDFEFSQEEVMDTLSPNEQRLEAHLDKKNRGGKVATIIKGFEGNEDDLKTLAKDLKTLCGVGGSAKDGEIIIQGNFRDKIMEYLQKKGYKVKRVGG
- a CDS encoding nucleoside phosphorylase, producing MKIKSSELILNPDGSVYHLNLRPEHLAENIIFVGDQNRVDRISRHFDTIEFSTQKREFKTQTGTYKGKRFSVISTGIGPDNIDIVVNEIDALFNIDLETREIKKELTSVNIVRIGTSGSLQADIPVNSFVLSQYGLGLDNMMRSYLIEDITDYAMEEAFIAHTQWDLRKGRPYFIQNSPWLEEKLSSDQTFKGITGTAGGFYGPQGRVLRLGIQDPELNHKIDNFKFNDYRITNFEMETSAIYGLAKLLGHHAVSLNTIIANRANGTFSEDPYAAVDQLILYTLDKLSEI
- a CDS encoding pseudouridine synthase; translated protein: MLEILYQDEYIVAINKPRDLLVHKSFIASDIQEYAIQILRDQIGQYVYPVHRLDRKTSGVLLFALSKEVLKQLNEIFATRQVEKKYMAIVRGYTVEEETIDYALTNDSGQLQEAKTYYKTLQRVEAAIPFGKHATSRYSLVEAYPETGRQHQLRKHFKHIFHPILGSRPHGCNKQNKLWLDQFGLTAMLLHAVELTFEHPVTNEQIHLTATIDEQYEKYNTLLGFDLQAYYKK
- a CDS encoding MATE family efflux transporter is translated as MTTQIAQKKGVFALIKQSFSNETIDLTKIPTNKAVLLLAIPMMFEMLMESVFALVDLYFVGHLKESAFAIQTVGLTESLLSIIYAICIGISMAATAIIARRIGEKDREQASINAAQAISIATIITIVLSVSGFIFAKDWLIWMGASEESAEYGYGYTRILLVSCVSIMMLFLINGIFRGAGNAAIAMKSLWFGNLFNIILCPILVRGWWIFPEMGLDGAAYSTAIGRSVGVLYQIYYLTRKDSLIQLKWHYFKMQGEKVWHILKIAIPGMIQYMISTCSWVILARIVAQSSGEIGSSGFLTCLRLMIFFILPAWGLSNAASTLVGQHLGNKDPQRAAQSVMTTLKYNVIYMLVVTVIFFTMADYLASIFTTQEDIKSVTILAMYIGASGFIFYGIGMTLMNAFNGAGDTLTPSILNFVGFWLFQIPLAYALVYYFNWGSEGVFIAIPAAETLIAVLAFIAFRRGKWKLKQV
- a CDS encoding GNAT family N-acetyltransferase, with translation MNSIHWHTKAFEELTSDELYDIMQLRTNIFVVEQNCPYPELDGKDKNCLHVFATQHGNVIAYARIVPPGLSYKEISIGRVAVHQEYRKDGLGRVLIDLALEKIEEEFGAQAIQIGAQSYLKKFYGSFGFEPVSEEYLEDGIPHLDMVRQGV